A single genomic interval of Gouania willdenowi chromosome 22, fGouWil2.1, whole genome shotgun sequence harbors:
- the kbtbd11 gene encoding kelch repeat and BTB domain-containing protein 11 translates to MNQSHGQGGPDTVLHTVSPDLVTLTDNSKNACPGFVKAFLQDDKDFSPPAVFEKEYLLDGQLMENNHIDRCEQEKSSYTDQFHFSRNNGGPGFPSCVDPSQSSHSAVTPPNCSSGEINNGARAKMPTGANSSFCQLSKLEGDESDLQPNLERTDNQKTQNTESRKDTDLVIEVGGRTIDVHKSVLAEKSDYFKARVSRNILKVKGVSFKTLSTLIDYVYTSQMNVSKDNVVDVITGAKILQIPCAVQAAMDRMSEQITAENCYEILTIAKKQRLSELKETAFGFMSDNFLQILKDPAVYGRLTGSERDLILNKRMEGRKTLMVAEVNDVFDRVGSRPPSRCGSRPQSPLSVGSLEDNHMIYCFSEMTQDWRSLTAMPEDINTKGCGICTMFNYLFVAGGIKGYGDKGKVSDKVFCYNPITNSWAEVRPLNQARAQLKLVSMDGYLYAIGGECLFTVEKYDPRMDRWTAVAPLPKGAFAVAHEATTCSGELYVSGGSLFYRLLKYDTKRDEWQECPYNNSRKKSSDMVALKSFIYRFDVNREQGINVFKYNTIVKMWHDCASQKLGSLLPFRCAVIGNCIYCVNKSQTLQFIVEEDDAYFVEETLKAPVEAKGVLFPFVLTLPNKPEKLT, encoded by the coding sequence ATGAATCAGAGCCACGGCCAAGGAGGACCGGACACCGTCCTCCACACAGTCAGCCCGGACCTCGTCACCCTCACAGATAACAGCAAGAACGCATGTCCAGGATTTGTCAAGGCTTTCCTGCAGGACGACAAGGATTTCTCACCCCCAGCAGTGTTTGAGAAGGAATACCTGTTAGATGGACAACTGATGGAGAATAATCATATTGACCGCTGTGAGCAGGAGAAAAGCTCGtacactgatcagtttcacttttcaAGAAATAATGGAGGCCCTGGATTTCCCTCTTGTGTTGACCCGTCCCAGTCCAGTCATAGTGCAGTCACGCCTCCAAACTGTTCAAGTGGTGAAATCAATAACGGCGCTCGAGCTAAAATGCCAACAGGTGCAAACTCCTCCTTTTGCCAACTATCCAAACTTGAGGGTGATGAGTCAGATTTACAACCTAACCTGGAGCGCACAGACAATCAAAAGACTCAAAACACTGAATCTAGAAAAGACACAGATTTGGTCATTGAAGTGGGCGGAAGGACGATCGATGTTCACAAGTCTGTCCTGGCTGAGAAGAGCGACTACTTCAAAGCAAGAGTGTCCCGTAACATCCTGAAAGTGAAGGGCGTGAGCTTCAAGACTTTATCCACTTTAATAGATTATGTTTACACTTCTCAAATGAATGTCAGTAAAGACAATGTTGTTGATGTTATCACAGGCGCTAAAATCCTACAGATCCCCTGTGCTGTCCAGGCAGCCATGGACCGCATGTCTGAGCAAATCACTGCAGAGAACTGCTACGAGATCCTGACCATCGCCAAGAAGCAGCGACTGAGTGAACTGAAGGAGACTGCTTTTGGATTCATGAGCGATAACTTCCTCCAGATCCTCAAAGACCCTGCAGTTTACGGGCGTTTGACTGGTTCTGAAAGGGATCTGATCCTGAACAAGAGGATGGAAGGGAGGAAGACTCTAATGGTTGCTGAGGTAAATGATGTGTTTGATCGAGTTGGGAGTCGACCGCCAAGTCGCTGCGGCAGCCGGCCACAGAGCCCTTTGTCCGTGGGGTCTTTGGAGGACAACCACATGATTTACTGCTTCAGTGAAATGACACAAGACTGGAGATCTTTGACTGCAATGCCTGAGGACATAAACACTAAAGGATGTGGGATCTGCACCATGTTTAACTACCTGTTTGTAGCAGGGGGCATTAAGGGCTACGGGGACAAGGGAAAGGTTTCTGACAAGGTCTTCTGTTACAACCCTATAACTAACAGCTGGGCCGAGGTCAGACCTCTGAACCAGGCCAGGGCCCAGCTCAAGCTAGTGTCAATGGATGGTTACCTGTACGCTATCGGAGGGGAGTGTTTGTTCACAGTGGAAAAATACGATCCTCGAATGGACCGCTGGACCGCGGTGGCTCCTCTGCCAAAGGGAGCTTTTGCTGTGGCCCACGAGGCAACCACCTGCAGTGGAGAACTCTATGTCTCGGGAGGCTCGCTTTTCTACCGCCTCCTCAAGTACGACACAAAGAGAGACGAGTGGCAGGAGTGTCCATACAACAACAGCCGCAAGAAATCCTCAGACATGGTGGCCTTGAAGAGCTTCATCTATCGATTCGACGTCAACCGTGAACAGGGCATCAACGTCTTCAAGTACAACACTATAGTGAAAATGTGGCACGACTGTGCGTCACAGAAGCTGGGGAGTCTTCTACCGTTCAGGTGTGCCGTCATCGGGAACTGCATCTACTGCGTGAACAAAAGCCAGACTCTGCAGTTCATTGTGGAGGAGGACGACGCCTACTTCGTGGAGGAGACGCTGAAAGCTCCTGTGGAAGCCAAAGGCGtgctctttccttttgttcttaCTTTGCCCAACAAGCCTGAAAAACTCACatag